From the genome of Gorilla gorilla gorilla isolate KB3781 chromosome 4, NHGRI_mGorGor1-v2.1_pri, whole genome shotgun sequence, one region includes:
- the ARHGAP23 gene encoding rho GTPase-activating protein 23 isoform X2, protein MEQLPLGPRDGCSPRRPFPWQGPRTLLLYKSPQDGFGFTLRHFIVYPPESAVHCSLKEEENGGRGGGPSPRHRLEPMDTIFVKNVKEDGPAHRAGLRTGDRLVKVNGESVIGKTYSQVIALIQNSDDTLELSIMPKDEDILQLAYSQDAYLKGNEPYSGEARSIPEPPPICYPRKTYAPPARASTRATMVPEPTSALPSDPRSPAAWSDPGLRVPPAARAHLDNSSLGMSQPRPSPGAFPHLSSEPRTPRAFPEPGSRVPPSRLECQQALSHWLSNQVPRRAGERRCPAMAPRARSASQDRLEEVAAPRPWPCSTSQDALSQLGQEGWHRARSDDYLSRATRSAEALGPGALVSPRFERCGWASQRSSARTPACPTRDLPGPQAPPPSGLQGLDDLGYIGYRSYSPSFQRRTGLLHALSFRDSPFGGLPTFNLAQSPASFPPEASEPPRVVRPEPSTRALEPPAEDRRDEVVLRQKPPTGRKVQLTPARQMNLGFGDESPDPEAGGRGERLGRKVAPLATTEDSLASIPFIDEPTSPSIDLQAKHVPASAVVSSAMNSAPVLGTSPSSPTFTFTLGRHYSQDCSSIKAGRRSSYLLAITTERSKSCDDGLNTFRDEGRVLRRLPNRIPSLRMLRSFFTDGSLDSWGTSEDADAPSKRHSTSDLSDATFSDIRREGWLYYKQILTKKGKKAGSGLRQWKRVYAALRARSLSLSKERREPGPAAAGAAAAGAGEDEAAPVCIGSCLVDISYSETKRRHVFRLTTADFCEYLFQAEDRDDMLGWIRAIRENSRAEGEDPGCANQALISKKLNDYRKVSHSSGPKADSSPKGSRGLGGLKSEFLKQSAARGLRTQDLPAGSKDDSAAAPKTPWGINIIKKNKKAAPRAFGVRLEECQPATENQRVPLIVAACCRIVEARGLESTGIYRVPGNNAVVSSLQEQLNRGPGDINLQDERWQDLNVISSLLKSFFRKLPEPLFTDDKYNDFIEANRIEDARERMRTLRKLIRDLPGHYYETLKFLVGHLKTIADHSEKNKMEPRNLALVFGPTLVRTSEDNMTDMVTHMPDRYKIVETLIQHSDWFFSDEEDKGERTPVGDKEPQAVPNIEYLLPNIGRTVPPGDPGSDSTTCSSAKSKGSWAPKKEPYAREMLAISFISAVNRKRKKRREARGLGSSTDDDSEQEAHKPGAGATAPGTQERPQGPLPGAVAPEAPGRLSPPAAPEERPAADTRSIVSGYSTLSTMDRSVCSGASGRRAGAGDEADDERSELSHVETDTEGAAGAGPGGRLTRRPSFSSHHLMPCDTLARRRLARGRPDGEGAGRGGPRAPEPPGSASSSSQESLRPPAAALASRPSRMEALRLRLRGTADDMLAVRLRRPLSPETRRRRSSWRRHTVVVQSPLTDLNFNEWKELGGGGPPEPAGARAHSDNKDSGLSSLESTKARAPSSAASQPPAPGDTGSLQSQPPRRSAASRLHQCL, encoded by the exons GCCTACTCCCAGGATGCCTACCTGAAAGGGAACGAGCCGTATTCTGGAGAGGCCCGCAGCATCCCAGAGCCACCCCCGATCTGCTACCCCCGCAAGACCTACGCCCCTCCTGCCCGGGCCTCCACCAGGGCCACTATGGTGCCTGAGCCCACCTCAGCACTGCCCAGTGACCCCCGGAGTCCTGCTGCCTGGAGTGACCCGGGGCTCCGTGTGCCACCTGCTGCCCGTGCCCACCTGGACAACTCTTCCTTGGGGATGAGCCAGCCCCGCCCCAGCCCTGGTGCCTTCCCCCACCTCTCCTCGGAGCCCCGGACGCCCCGTGCCTTCCCAGAGCCTGGCAGCCGGGTGCCCCCCAGCAGACTGGAGTGCCAGCAGGCCTTGTCACACTGGCTGTCAAACCAGGTACCCCGCAGGGCGGGGGAGAGACGGTGCCCAGCTATGGCCCCCCGGGCCCGCAGCGCCTCCCAGGACCGGTTGGAGGAGGTGGCTGCCCCCCGCCCGTGGCcctgctccacctcccaggatgcTTTGAGCCAGCTGGGCCAGGAGGGCTGGCACCGAGCTCGCTCAGATGACTACTTGAGCCGGGCCACCCGTTCTGCCGAGGCACTGGGGCCAGGGGCACTGGTGTCACCCCGCTTTGAACGGTGTGGCTGGGCTTCCCAGCGTTCGTCTGCCCGCACCCCCGCCTGCCCAACTCGGGACCTGCCAgggccccaggccccacccccgTCTGGCCTGCAGGGCCTGGATGACCTCGGGTACATCGGCTACCGGAGCTACAGCCCATCATTCCAGCGCCGGACCGGCCTCCTGCACGCACTCTCCTTCCGGGACTCACCCTTTGGGGGGCTGCCTACCTTCAACCTGGCCCAGTCCCCTGCGTCATTCCCACCAGAGGCCTCCGAGCCACCCAGGGTTGTACGGCCGGAACCCAGCACCCGGGCCCTGGAGCCTCCTGCGGAGGATCGCCGCGATGAGGTGGTCCTGAGGCAGAAGCCCCCGACGGGCCGCAAGGTTCAGCTGACCCCCGCAAGACAGATGAACCTCGGATTTGGTGACGAGTCCCCAGATCCAGAGGCCGGTGGGCGAGGGGAACGCCTGGGCAGGAAGGTGGCCCCTTTGGCCACCACCGAAGACTCTCTGGCTTCCATCCCCTTTATTG ATGAGCCCACCAGCCCCAGCATTGACCTCCAAGCCAAGCACGTCCCTGCCTCTGCTGTGGTCTCCAGTGCCATGAACTCAGCCCCTGTCCTGGGCACCAGCCCATCTTCCCCGACCTTCACTTTCACCCTCGGACGCCATTACTCGCAGGACTGCA GCAGCATCAAGGCTGGCCGCCGCTCCTCCTACCTGCTGGCCATCACCACGGAGCGCTCCAAGTCCTGCGATGATGGACTCAACACCTTCCGCGACGAGGGCCGGGTTCTGCG GCGCCTGCCAAACCGCATACCCAGCCTGCGGATGCTCCGGAGCTTCTTCACCGACGGG TCCTTAGATAGCTGGGGCACCTCTGAAGATGCTGACGCTCCTTCTAAGCGACACTCAACCTCTGACCTCTCAGATGCGACCTTCAGCGATATCAGGAGAGAAGGCTGGTTGTATTATAAGCAGATTCTCACCAAGAAGGGGAAG AAAGCGGGCAGCGGCCTGCGCCAGTGGAAGCGGGTGTACGCCGCGCTGCGGGCGCGCTCGCTCTCGCTGAGCAAGGAGCGGCGGGAGCCCGggccggcggcggcgggggctgCGGCGGCCGGCGCAGGTGAGGACGAGGCGGCGCCCGTCTGCATCGGCTCCTGCCTCGTGGACATCTCCTACAGCGAGACCAAGAGGAGGCACGTGTTCCGGCTGACCACCGCTGACTTCTGTGAATATCTCTTTCAGGCTGAGGACCGGGATGACATGCTGGGCTGGATCAGAGCGATCCGGGAGAACAGCAGGGCCGAGGGCGAG GACCCCGGCTGTGCCAACCAAGCTCTGATCAGCAAGAAGCTTAATGATTATCGCAAAGTGAG CCATAGCTCTGGGCCCAAAGCTGATTCCTCCCCCAAAGGCTCTCGCGGCCTGGGGGGCCTCAAGTCTGAGTTCCTCAAGCAGAGTGCGGCACGTGGCCTCAGGACTCAGGACCTGCCCGCAGGGAGCAAGG ATGACAGTGCTGCAGCCCCCAAAACCCCCTGGGGCATCAACATcatcaagaaaaataagaaggccGCCCCGAGGGCGTTTGGGGTCAGGCTGGAGGAGTGCCAGCCAGCCACGGAGAACCAG CGCGTCCCCTTAATCGTGGCTGCATGCTGTCGCATTGTGGAGGCACGAGGGCTGGAGTCCACAGGCATTTACCGAGTGCCCGGCAACAATGCAGTGGTGTCTAGCCTACAGGAGCAGCTCAACCGGGGGCCTGGTGACATCAACCTGCAGGATGAG CGCTGGCAAGACCTCAATGTGATCAGCAGCCTGCTCAAGTCCTTCTTCCGAAAGCTGCCCGAGCCTCTTTTCACTGATG ACAAATACAACGACTTCATCGAGGCCAACCGCATTGAGGACGCGCGGGAGCGGATGAGGACGCTACGGAAGCTG ATCCGGGATCTCCCAGGACACTACTATGAAACGCTCAAATTCCTTGTGGGCCATCTCAAGACCATCGCTGACCACTCTGAGAAAAACAAG ATGGAACCCCGGAACCTGGCCCTGGTCTTTGGGCCGACACTGGTGAGGACGTCTGAGGACAACATGACAGACATGGTGACCCACATGCCTGACCGCTACAAGATCGTGGAGACACTGATCCAGCAC TCAGACTGGTTCTTCAGTGACGAAGAGGACAAGGGAGAGAGA ACCCCTGTGGGCGACAAGGAGCCTCAGGCAGTGCCCAACATTGAGTACCTCCTGCCCAACATTGGCAGGACAGTGCCCCCTGGCGACCCGGGGTCAG ATTCTACCACCTGTAGTTCAGCCAAGTCCAAG GGTTCGTGGGCCCCCAAGAAGGAGCCGTACGCTCGGGAGATGCTGGCGATCTCCTTCATCTCGGCCGTCAACCGCAAGCGCAAGAAGCGGCGGGAGGCGCGGGGGCTGGGCAGCAGCACCGACGACGACTCGGAGCAGGAGGCGCACAAGCCTGGGGCGGGGGCCACAGCGCCGGGGACTCAGGAGCGGCCGCAAGGGCCGCTGCCTGGCGCCGTCGCCCCCGAGGCCCCCGGACGCCTCAGTCCCCCGGCGGCGCCGGAGGAGCGGCCGGCCGCGGACACGCGCTCCATTGTGTCGGGCTACTCCACCCTGTCCACCATGGACCGCAGCGTGTGCTCGGGCGCTAGCGGTCGGCGGGCAGGCGCGGGGGACGAGGCGGACGACGAGCGTAGCGAGCTGAGCCACGTGGAGACGGACACTGAGGGCGCGGCGGGCGCGGGGCCTGGGGGGCGCCTGACGCGCCGGCCGTCCTTCAGCTCGCACCACCTCATGCCCTGCGACACTCTGGCGCGCCGCCGCCTGGCCCGGGGCCGCCCAGACGGCGAGGGCGCGGGCCGGGGCGGTCCCCGCGCCCCGGAGCCGCCCGGCTCGGCGTCGTCCAGCAGCCAGGAGTCGCTGCGGCCCCCGGCGGCGGCGCTGGCCTCGCGGCCCTCGCGCATGGAGGCGCTGCGGCTAAGGCTCCGCGGCACGGCGGACGACATGCTCGCCGTGCGCCTGCGGCGGCCGCTGTCGCCTGAGACCCGGCGGCGCCGGAGCAGCTGGCGCCGCCACACCGTGGTGGTGCAGAGCCCGCTGACTGACCTCAACTTCAACGAGTGGAAGGAGCTGGGCGGAGGGGGCCCCCCGGAGCCTGCGGGCGCGCGGGCGCACAGTGACAACAAGGACTCCGGACTCAGCAGCCTGGAGTCCACCAAGGCGCGGGCCCCGTCGTCCGCTGCCTCGCAGCCGCCCGCGCCCGGGGACACGGGGTCCCTGCAGAGCCAGCCCCCGCGCCGCTCGGCCGCCTCCCGCCTGCATCAGTGTCTGTGA
- the ARHGAP23 gene encoding rho GTPase-activating protein 23 isoform X3, producing the protein MLPLGPRDGCSPRRPFPWQGPRTLLLYKSPQDGFGFTLRHFIVYPPESAVHCSLKEEENGGRGGGPSPRHRLEPMDTIFVKNVKEDGPAHRAGLRTGDRLVKVNGESVIGKTYSQVIALIQNSDDTLELSIMPKDEDILQLAYSQDAYLKGNEPYSGEARSIPEPPPICYPRKTYAPPARASTRATMVPEPTSALPSDPRSPAAWSDPGLRVPPAARAHLDNSSLGMSQPRPSPGAFPHLSSEPRTPRAFPEPGSRVPPSRLECQQALSHWLSNQVPRRAGERRCPAMAPRARSASQDRLEEVAAPRPWPCSTSQDALSQLGQEGWHRARSDDYLSRATRSAEALGPGALVSPRFERCGWASQRSSARTPACPTRDLPGPQAPPPSGLQGLDDLGYIGYRSYSPSFQRRTGLLHALSFRDSPFGGLPTFNLAQSPASFPPEASEPPRVVRPEPSTRALEPPAEDRRDEVVLRQKPPTGRKVQLTPARQMNLGFGDESPDPEAGGRGERLGRKVAPLATTEDSLASIPFIDEPTSPSIDLQAKHVPASAVVSSAMNSAPVLGTSPSSPTFTFTLGRHYSQDCSSIKAGRRSSYLLAITTERSKSCDDGLNTFRDEGRVLRRLPNRIPSLRMLRSFFTDGSLDSWGTSEDADAPSKRHSTSDLSDATFSDIRREGWLYYKQILTKKGKKAGSGLRQWKRVYAALRARSLSLSKERREPGPAAAGAAAAGAGEDEAAPVCIGSCLVDISYSETKRRHVFRLTTADFCEYLFQAEDRDDMLGWIRAIRENSRAEGEDPGCANQALISKKLNDYRKVSHSSGPKADSSPKGSRGLGGLKSEFLKQSAARGLRTQDLPAGSKDDSAAAPKTPWGINIIKKNKKAAPRAFGVRLEECQPATENQRVPLIVAACCRIVEARGLESTGIYRVPGNNAVVSSLQEQLNRGPGDINLQDERWQDLNVISSLLKSFFRKLPEPLFTDDKYNDFIEANRIEDARERMRTLRKLIRDLPGHYYETLKFLVGHLKTIADHSEKNKMEPRNLALVFGPTLVRTSEDNMTDMVTHMPDRYKIVETLIQHSDWFFSDEEDKGERTPVGDKEPQAVPNIEYLLPNIGRTVPPGDPGSDSTTCSSAKSKGSWAPKKEPYAREMLAISFISAVNRKRKKRREARGLGSSTDDDSEQEAHKPGAGATAPGTQERPQGPLPGAVAPEAPGRLSPPAAPEERPAADTRSIVSGYSTLSTMDRSVCSGASGRRAGAGDEADDERSELSHVETDTEGAAGAGPGGRLTRRPSFSSHHLMPCDTLARRRLARGRPDGEGAGRGGPRAPEPPGSASSSSQESLRPPAAALASRPSRMEALRLRLRGTADDMLAVRLRRPLSPETRRRRSSWRRHTVVVQSPLTDLNFNEWKELGGGGPPEPAGARAHSDNKDSGLSSLESTKARAPSSAASQPPAPGDTGSLQSQPPRRSAASRLHQCL; encoded by the exons GCCTACTCCCAGGATGCCTACCTGAAAGGGAACGAGCCGTATTCTGGAGAGGCCCGCAGCATCCCAGAGCCACCCCCGATCTGCTACCCCCGCAAGACCTACGCCCCTCCTGCCCGGGCCTCCACCAGGGCCACTATGGTGCCTGAGCCCACCTCAGCACTGCCCAGTGACCCCCGGAGTCCTGCTGCCTGGAGTGACCCGGGGCTCCGTGTGCCACCTGCTGCCCGTGCCCACCTGGACAACTCTTCCTTGGGGATGAGCCAGCCCCGCCCCAGCCCTGGTGCCTTCCCCCACCTCTCCTCGGAGCCCCGGACGCCCCGTGCCTTCCCAGAGCCTGGCAGCCGGGTGCCCCCCAGCAGACTGGAGTGCCAGCAGGCCTTGTCACACTGGCTGTCAAACCAGGTACCCCGCAGGGCGGGGGAGAGACGGTGCCCAGCTATGGCCCCCCGGGCCCGCAGCGCCTCCCAGGACCGGTTGGAGGAGGTGGCTGCCCCCCGCCCGTGGCcctgctccacctcccaggatgcTTTGAGCCAGCTGGGCCAGGAGGGCTGGCACCGAGCTCGCTCAGATGACTACTTGAGCCGGGCCACCCGTTCTGCCGAGGCACTGGGGCCAGGGGCACTGGTGTCACCCCGCTTTGAACGGTGTGGCTGGGCTTCCCAGCGTTCGTCTGCCCGCACCCCCGCCTGCCCAACTCGGGACCTGCCAgggccccaggccccacccccgTCTGGCCTGCAGGGCCTGGATGACCTCGGGTACATCGGCTACCGGAGCTACAGCCCATCATTCCAGCGCCGGACCGGCCTCCTGCACGCACTCTCCTTCCGGGACTCACCCTTTGGGGGGCTGCCTACCTTCAACCTGGCCCAGTCCCCTGCGTCATTCCCACCAGAGGCCTCCGAGCCACCCAGGGTTGTACGGCCGGAACCCAGCACCCGGGCCCTGGAGCCTCCTGCGGAGGATCGCCGCGATGAGGTGGTCCTGAGGCAGAAGCCCCCGACGGGCCGCAAGGTTCAGCTGACCCCCGCAAGACAGATGAACCTCGGATTTGGTGACGAGTCCCCAGATCCAGAGGCCGGTGGGCGAGGGGAACGCCTGGGCAGGAAGGTGGCCCCTTTGGCCACCACCGAAGACTCTCTGGCTTCCATCCCCTTTATTG ATGAGCCCACCAGCCCCAGCATTGACCTCCAAGCCAAGCACGTCCCTGCCTCTGCTGTGGTCTCCAGTGCCATGAACTCAGCCCCTGTCCTGGGCACCAGCCCATCTTCCCCGACCTTCACTTTCACCCTCGGACGCCATTACTCGCAGGACTGCA GCAGCATCAAGGCTGGCCGCCGCTCCTCCTACCTGCTGGCCATCACCACGGAGCGCTCCAAGTCCTGCGATGATGGACTCAACACCTTCCGCGACGAGGGCCGGGTTCTGCG GCGCCTGCCAAACCGCATACCCAGCCTGCGGATGCTCCGGAGCTTCTTCACCGACGGG TCCTTAGATAGCTGGGGCACCTCTGAAGATGCTGACGCTCCTTCTAAGCGACACTCAACCTCTGACCTCTCAGATGCGACCTTCAGCGATATCAGGAGAGAAGGCTGGTTGTATTATAAGCAGATTCTCACCAAGAAGGGGAAG AAAGCGGGCAGCGGCCTGCGCCAGTGGAAGCGGGTGTACGCCGCGCTGCGGGCGCGCTCGCTCTCGCTGAGCAAGGAGCGGCGGGAGCCCGggccggcggcggcgggggctgCGGCGGCCGGCGCAGGTGAGGACGAGGCGGCGCCCGTCTGCATCGGCTCCTGCCTCGTGGACATCTCCTACAGCGAGACCAAGAGGAGGCACGTGTTCCGGCTGACCACCGCTGACTTCTGTGAATATCTCTTTCAGGCTGAGGACCGGGATGACATGCTGGGCTGGATCAGAGCGATCCGGGAGAACAGCAGGGCCGAGGGCGAG GACCCCGGCTGTGCCAACCAAGCTCTGATCAGCAAGAAGCTTAATGATTATCGCAAAGTGAG CCATAGCTCTGGGCCCAAAGCTGATTCCTCCCCCAAAGGCTCTCGCGGCCTGGGGGGCCTCAAGTCTGAGTTCCTCAAGCAGAGTGCGGCACGTGGCCTCAGGACTCAGGACCTGCCCGCAGGGAGCAAGG ATGACAGTGCTGCAGCCCCCAAAACCCCCTGGGGCATCAACATcatcaagaaaaataagaaggccGCCCCGAGGGCGTTTGGGGTCAGGCTGGAGGAGTGCCAGCCAGCCACGGAGAACCAG CGCGTCCCCTTAATCGTGGCTGCATGCTGTCGCATTGTGGAGGCACGAGGGCTGGAGTCCACAGGCATTTACCGAGTGCCCGGCAACAATGCAGTGGTGTCTAGCCTACAGGAGCAGCTCAACCGGGGGCCTGGTGACATCAACCTGCAGGATGAG CGCTGGCAAGACCTCAATGTGATCAGCAGCCTGCTCAAGTCCTTCTTCCGAAAGCTGCCCGAGCCTCTTTTCACTGATG ACAAATACAACGACTTCATCGAGGCCAACCGCATTGAGGACGCGCGGGAGCGGATGAGGACGCTACGGAAGCTG ATCCGGGATCTCCCAGGACACTACTATGAAACGCTCAAATTCCTTGTGGGCCATCTCAAGACCATCGCTGACCACTCTGAGAAAAACAAG ATGGAACCCCGGAACCTGGCCCTGGTCTTTGGGCCGACACTGGTGAGGACGTCTGAGGACAACATGACAGACATGGTGACCCACATGCCTGACCGCTACAAGATCGTGGAGACACTGATCCAGCAC TCAGACTGGTTCTTCAGTGACGAAGAGGACAAGGGAGAGAGA ACCCCTGTGGGCGACAAGGAGCCTCAGGCAGTGCCCAACATTGAGTACCTCCTGCCCAACATTGGCAGGACAGTGCCCCCTGGCGACCCGGGGTCAG ATTCTACCACCTGTAGTTCAGCCAAGTCCAAG GGTTCGTGGGCCCCCAAGAAGGAGCCGTACGCTCGGGAGATGCTGGCGATCTCCTTCATCTCGGCCGTCAACCGCAAGCGCAAGAAGCGGCGGGAGGCGCGGGGGCTGGGCAGCAGCACCGACGACGACTCGGAGCAGGAGGCGCACAAGCCTGGGGCGGGGGCCACAGCGCCGGGGACTCAGGAGCGGCCGCAAGGGCCGCTGCCTGGCGCCGTCGCCCCCGAGGCCCCCGGACGCCTCAGTCCCCCGGCGGCGCCGGAGGAGCGGCCGGCCGCGGACACGCGCTCCATTGTGTCGGGCTACTCCACCCTGTCCACCATGGACCGCAGCGTGTGCTCGGGCGCTAGCGGTCGGCGGGCAGGCGCGGGGGACGAGGCGGACGACGAGCGTAGCGAGCTGAGCCACGTGGAGACGGACACTGAGGGCGCGGCGGGCGCGGGGCCTGGGGGGCGCCTGACGCGCCGGCCGTCCTTCAGCTCGCACCACCTCATGCCCTGCGACACTCTGGCGCGCCGCCGCCTGGCCCGGGGCCGCCCAGACGGCGAGGGCGCGGGCCGGGGCGGTCCCCGCGCCCCGGAGCCGCCCGGCTCGGCGTCGTCCAGCAGCCAGGAGTCGCTGCGGCCCCCGGCGGCGGCGCTGGCCTCGCGGCCCTCGCGCATGGAGGCGCTGCGGCTAAGGCTCCGCGGCACGGCGGACGACATGCTCGCCGTGCGCCTGCGGCGGCCGCTGTCGCCTGAGACCCGGCGGCGCCGGAGCAGCTGGCGCCGCCACACCGTGGTGGTGCAGAGCCCGCTGACTGACCTCAACTTCAACGAGTGGAAGGAGCTGGGCGGAGGGGGCCCCCCGGAGCCTGCGGGCGCGCGGGCGCACAGTGACAACAAGGACTCCGGACTCAGCAGCCTGGAGTCCACCAAGGCGCGGGCCCCGTCGTCCGCTGCCTCGCAGCCGCCCGCGCCCGGGGACACGGGGTCCCTGCAGAGCCAGCCCCCGCGCCGCTCGGCCGCCTCCCGCCTGCATCAGTGTCTGTGA